tttgtaaacaacatgtttttccttgtttgttttctttttcggAGGGAAGCACCTGTTTCTTGTTCGAATGTTTTTCGCTCCGACAGTTTTTGCATGGTGGTAGAATACGGGTATATCTGACAGGATGACGAAACCGATGATAAAAGCGATGAAAACAGCGCCCATTATACCCATACTCATAGGCACTCGGTCGGTCTTCGTAGATACTAATGAATTTACGGCGATAATTTCCGGTTACTTTCTTTTCAACTCGAAGTTGCTCAAACACTAATTGTGGTGTCGTTGTAGTTGTTGGTACTGTTGTAGTAGTAAGTTCCTCTGTtgtgaaacagaaaaaaaaatgtgtcaagaattttaaataaaaataattttcatttaacaCATAGATCAAGTTTAACACACCAAGTAGTGCATTTTTTCCAAAACGATTTCGTCTGAAGACGTGGTGAATTTTAAATCTAGTTTCCAGTTATgataaataaagaatatataaatgttaatatattaaAAGAGTTACTTGCTATTTTTAAATCATAGAGTTGAATATATACGCATTTAACcaaaaatagaaagaaaaaaatccatatcatgttttatttatgttcatTTTCATATAGACAAAAGATGGAATTCCAGGCAAATCATCTTTTAAAGGTATCGGTACATATATCGTCATATACGATGCAGCATAATAACATACCTTTTAAGCACTTTTTCATGAATAATGTGCGTTTCCTTGCGTTCAGGTCGAGAACATTGAACGTATCGGAGAGATCGTTGTGTAAAAAATAAAGACGGCACGCCCTCGACAAAGGACTGAACGTGTCCAGGAACCAACAGTCCTTGTAGAACGAGCCACCCATACACAGATCTTTACATTCCTGTTCTGTTCCGTGGACATCTAAGGTCGTGTGCACCAAGTCCTTCGCCCTGTCCAGATCCAACACCCCAATCGTCTCAAAGTAACAGTCGCCTGAAGTATCAGTTTGAGTTGgtattattttaatttgttagAAAACCgcgtgtttataatgttaacattaatcattttacaacaattgctaaacaagttatatcaacttatatcaacCACGCTTGTTgacccggatggaagcgcgcgatgggtcttactgtgggaggaaaccggagtacccggggaaaacccacgtggtcaggcaggtgaccccatacctttgcATGTCCAATCGGGCAATCGAACCTCGGCCGCCTCGGTGAATGGCAAGTGTTTTACCACtgcctgccccccccccccccccccccccccccgaccaTGTTGATATTGTGACTCGTGATTTGTCATTAATAAACCGGTAATGAATGTAAATACAATAGATTATGTAGATAAATCTGgttttaaatacagatacaatatacattgtattataggtttaaataaaaagtatttttgtacattgattggatttgacctatatttacatcCCCGGGCCGCCAGTAAAGCAAATGACCTTTCCCTTTTCGAAACAGATTTTGGAAACTTGTATATGTTGAAATACAAGATATGCCAATAGGTTATAGAAATTACATGGTATGGACGAATTGTTATTTTAggattgtaaaatatacacacaaataaatGTAGCTTTAAAAAGGAATATGAAAACTACATCATATAGATGTTTCGTCTTTTGGGGTGTAATCAGTGTTGCTTGGGATCTCAATCTCAAATCTCAATCGCCAAAAACAGGTGTGAAAATATAGAAAGAAAGCTGTAGATTGAGATCAACGTAAGGTAGGATgataaaaatggtaaaaaagggaaaatattCTTGTATCCAATTACAAAACTAATTCTGTCATGCATGACAGACAACAGCTATAAACCGGATATGGAACAGCTCCAAGCTTTGCTCTACTAAACTCCGATACCTGAATAATTACtgataataaattaaaatgactCCATAAACTCAAGTAATTAATGACACACGTCATTTTGTTCTTCTTCGATGACATCCATAAGCGACTATGAAAACTTCTGAATTATAAAGCAAGGACAATTATGACTCGCATTTAGGGACTTTCTTGACAAAAACATGTCTGAATGTCACGGCTGATCTTATATCAGAGACTGGCTTCGAATATCTAGATTGCAACCCAAGATTATACAAATGCTATTTGAGAAAGAATGGGCAGCTTTATGCCAACAACGAGCATAACACCGAGAATGTTAGTTGCTATGTCAGAGCAATGTATATGCCAGGACGAATTCAATGTTCAATGGAATGAAAATATCTATATCAGCCCAGTcggtgacatactccctagccgagtaagtaggaagcagctagtatcttaccagggtgacatactccctagccaAGTCAGTAGGAAGCAGCTAGTAtattaccagggtgacatactccctagccgagtcaGTAGGGAGCaactagtatcttaccagggtgacatactccctagccgagtcggtaggaagcagctagtatattaccagggtgacatactccctagccgagtcaGTAGGGAGCaactagtatcttaccagggtgacatactccctagccgagtcaGTAGGGAGCaactagtatcttaccagggtgacatactaCCTAGCCAAGTCGATAGgaagcagctagtatcttaccagggtgacatactaCCTAGCCCAGTCAGTAGgaagcagctagtatcttaccagggtgacatactccctagccggATCAGTAGgaagcagctagtatcttaccagggtgacatactccctagccgagtTGGTAAgaagcagctagtatcttaccagggtgacatactccctagccaAGTCAGTAGgaagcagctagtatcttaccagggtgacatactccctagccgagtcagtaggaagcagctagtatcttaccagggtgacatactccctagccgagtcagtaggaagcagctagtatcttaccagggcGACATACTCCCAAGCCGAGTCTGTAGGaagtagctaatatcttaccagggtgacatactcccaAGCCGAGTCAGTAGgaagcagctagtatcttaccagggtgacatactaCCTTGCCGAGTCAGTAGgaagcagctagtatcttaccagagtcacatactccctagccgagtcagtaggaagcagctagtatcttaccagggtgacatactaACTAGCAGAGTTAATATCGTACCATGTCGATATTTGCCTAAAACATAACTGTTACTCAATTTTAAGTGTCGATTGACATATCATTCATCTAGGTGTTAGTATATGAAGTTCGGacttttgttttttgaaaattaatcgACGTACCATGCAGTTTCTTTATCATGGCCTCGTCTTGCTTATATTTACCTATATTTACATCCCCGGGTGTCGTTAGTAGAGCAGAAGAACTTTCGGAATAGATTTATTGCCCTTGTTACGTTACAGTGGTTGCGAGGTAAATCTTCCTTCTGTTGACAATTGGTCTTAATTTAGTCTATCCattgtttgtttgatatatGGTCCCTGTTTCAATGCTTGTTCTCTATTTGATGAACTACAATACCATTATATGGTACTTAAGAATGAcctatattgttttttttttatacaaatagaTATCTAAACACAAAACATTTGACGTATATATGAAGGGcaataaaaaggaaaacataAAAACTCTGCTACCTACAAAGCTTTTTTGTAATTAGAACAGAGTCCGTTGTTCAATATGACAGATCTTTTGATGGTGAATACCGGTAGCACCATCTGGTGGATGTGCATACATGACATTGCAGCGGTGCTTACATTGTCAACTTGAAAATGGTAGATTAATTTTGCTTCGAATAGAATGCAAATAATCTATTCAGATCATTTGATATTTGACACCAGGGAGTCCAATTAAGTCAAAACATTCCTATTTAGATAACTAACAGGTAAATCAAATATGGTTCACCTGAACGTGTATATAATAAATTGTTGTAGAAATCCCTATAGATGTAGGGTAGTCTaattgatttcaatattttatgaaaCATTGGTCTcgtgttttgtttatatatttaccaaTAACAGGACAAGTCGTATTTGGTTCACTAACTCCAGCCCAGGCGTCAGCAGAATCGGGTTGACTCACATCGTCAAGTATCGCTACATAAAAAGAAACGATACTAGTTTTAAATCATTCGCACATTTAAATGTAATGACAAAGCTATTTATCAGACGTACATTGTATTCACATCAACAAACATGCTTTATTTCAAAAgaattataaaagaaattttcaaagcttcaaatgacatttttatttgtattgttgaaattTAGAAATGGGAAAAGTTTAGAGTTAGTCTGTGCAAATtcgccatttttcaaaatacatcaatatattatgTTAAGATTCTTAAGATAAAGTTTTATAAGGCTCAAATTTGCAACCGCTCTCCAATGAATACTATGTAAAAGTATGATTTGTCTAAATATAGCGATACTCCgtcatataatacatttttgacaaattaaataaatttggTTTATGTTAGGAATTTTTGTTGTACAACCTATGGATTTTATATGTGACGTTTTCATTACGGTATGTACTCTGTCCACTTCATCCGTTTGACaatgtacataccgtactagtcatcgaAACCTGAGGTATACACATTCATTAGTTTGGGTTTGGTTTACAAATACGACTAATTCCAAAATTTATAGAATATCATTTTTGTTCACACGGCTTACCCTCATAGCATCTTTTTACGTAAATGGTGGTAGCATTTGTCCAGTTCCCCACGAAGTTCAGATTGTCAGCACTGTAGCTGTTGGTCGTAAAGAACAGGTAACAAACAGGGTGTTCAGCTATGATAGTCATGTTAACGTCAAACTCTTTCCTTATTATCTGATAAAGCCAACACTGTGTCTCCTCGTCGACGATGTAGTCTAGACAAGCTGTTTTACAGGCGGATTCATCGACATTCAATGAAATCTTCTTGTGACTGAATCCTCTCAAATCGTCTGTGTAAACTTCATCAAAGGTACAGTCACCTGCTGTAAAGATATGATCACGTTAGTTTACAGGGTGAAAGTGAATGAATATGGAATAAACATACTTTTTACTCGCAGGAGTTGACGACGGAAAGCACAGCGTTGGAACACACATGTCGTGGATtaatgtttggtttattttgttcaacgtcTTAAAAACAGTCAGGGCCATTTAAGAACGTGTCTGGTTTGGAGATggatgaaagccggagtacccgaagaagAACTaacggcctacggtcagtaccaggcaacgGCCCCCCGTGGATTAATGAAAATAGACAGAAAAACCAGTCATCGGACGGAGTAAAATGTTAAGGGAACAATTATGACATCTTCTAATAAATCATACTGTATAAAAATGGCATTAATATGTTAATAACAACATCATGACATCATGAAATACATTTGTGTGAGAACCTTGCCATGTCTAGACGATGTCCATGTGCATATGGTACATCACAATTTTTAATCGATGTCCGTGTGTGTGAATAACGTTGATTTTTATAATCTTGGCGATCGCTCTTTTTGTTTCCATTTGAAGTAATGTGTTGAACACCAAACGATCATCATTTGAGTGAGAAGGATTATTATGTCACACTAACGCCGTGACATTTCATCTGTCCAAAATTGTCCCTATATGACctcatgtaatatataaactttattttacaacaacttcgaagcaagttatatcaacttatattaatcacggTTATTGGCCCTGATTAAAGCGCGCGAGGTGTCTTACTATGGAAGGAAaccccacgtggtcgggcaggtgacctcaTACCTGTTCACGCCTACATGAAAAGCTAGTGTGTTTCCAATGTGCAATCCGACCACCTTATGACCTTATATGACCTTACGCTGCTAAAAAGACTTCAAACAATACAACGACTCCAAATCTCCATAAAAACGTTTTAGAGTGTTCCTTCCCTTGAACCATTTCCTGTGTTGCCGTATTACTGTAGGCATGGGTTTGAAGATTGTTTCTGTATTAAAGTATTACAAATAAGCTTTCTgcaatacattattgtatttcttttaatatatttacGCCGTAGATAACAATAGCGTAGATCTTAGTCTCCATATTTACATGGCTGAGTGAACAGTTTAAAAGGAGAAAGGATTTTGTATCGAATTcctttaaaaaagaaaaaaaaatgtcattatcAAATCTTGTCGTCATCAACAGAACGCAATTACTTCAAATCATAAATTTAAACGTGATCACCTTACCTTGGTCAGCCTCACACAGGGCGCCATACTTCAAACCACAATCGCGAGTTTTGAACAACACGTTGTGTAAGCGTATACAGTAATCGACACCACACTCGTTTGGTTCACTTGGTGCCCAGTTCGTCCATTTAAACAACGGTTCACAGTCGTGCCAAAAGTAATTTGTTTTCGTCGTACACTCATCGTTATCCCCACGGATATGGAGACCTAACCAGTACTGGCTGTTTGAtctgaaatatacaaatactTGAGACATGCTTAAATTGTAGCTAATATCTTAATAATATGATTGAAATAAATATCgtacatattttttctttttatttattttatgaaaacaaaCTCTAACATGAACGTATAGCTTGTTTTCCAAGCCTACTGATAGATGTacttgttttgtgatgtaatgTGTAAgtgtatttgaataaaatattgattaaacaaAACTACAAACATTCCAGCGAAATGGTAAATACATGCATGTTAACAAATTAGAATTAATTGTAGACGTATATAGGTTTGAGGTGTTCTTATTTTAGCACCTTTTGTTAAATCATGACTGCGATAATTGAGGTTTTTGTGTAATGTTTTCTACTGCAGTTACTGCGATTGCGCAAATTCATCGTTGCGCTTATCTGGGAAAAAATTGCGCTAAAATTTAAATGCGCCAAATCAAtaacatttacagtaatttACATTTGcttcaatttcaaatttgacGTAACATATATAAttcagttatatattttattcaaaataattgtCTATTTTTGCCTTCACCACAACTTGATTTATCATTCCTTTGGACACTATATCCAGACTTATTATGCACAGCAAAGGAAAAGGACGGCTGAAGAAGCAGTAATATTTAAGCTATATAAGGTATACCATATCCATGGTAATATACTCACAGAGAAGAGTTCCACGGTGCCTGGTCATCAAGGTGGTTCAGCGCAAAGCGTTCTGTTTCAGAGTCTACCTTTGCGAGATTGCTGCCAATCGATTCACATTTGAGTTTTGCGTCGTTCCAGGTAAAGTTAGCGGCAGTCAGAAGTGTATAACGTTTCATGATTGAGACAGTCCCTCGGGCATCTGGCGAAATATAAACATCATTTTACCATGAATCTTATCtatgtacatacatactgtGTATATCTGTTTAATTTTCGCGGTATTTGATTGTGCGTAACATTTCATACCCGAGATTATAGTGAAATTTAAATGACCCGCGAATATCACTGTTTTGTCGATCAAAAGATCTGAAGAGCTTGTACAGAAATGTCGTATCGTATATAATACTtatgtaaaattataattattacacggaaattgtacaaaagacacaccagatattaacaccttaacatacaaagtattgtagaaaaagacaaacaacatattagtaCCTTACATACAAAGTATTGTAGAAAAagacaaacaacatattagcaCCTTAACATACAAAGTATTGTAGAAAAAGACAAACAACACATCAGTACCTTAACATACGAAGTATTGTAGAAAAAGACAAACAACACATCAGTACCTTAACATACGAAGTATTGTAGAAAAAGACAAACAACACATCAGTACCTTAACATACGAAGTATTGTAGAAAAagacaaacaacatattagtaCCTTAACATACAAAGTATTGTAGAAAAagacaaacaacatattagcaCCTTAACATACAAAGTATTGTAGAAAAAGACAAACAACACATCAGTACCTTAACATACGAAGTATTGTAGAAAAagacaaacaacatattagcaCCTTAACATACAAAGTATTGTAGAAAAAGACAAACAACACATCAGTACCTTAACATACGAAGTATTGTAGAAAAagacaaacaacatattagcaCCTTAACATACAAAGTATTGTAGAAAAAGACAAACAACACATCAGTACCTTAACATACGAAGTATTgtacaaaaagacaaaaaacatATTAGAACCTTAACATACAAAGTATTGGACAAAAagacaaacaacatattagtaCCTTACATACAAAGTATTGTAGAAAAAGACAAACAACACATTAGAACCTTAACATACAAAGTATTGTAGAAAAagacaaacaacatattagaaccttaacatacaaagtattgtagaaaaagacaaacaacatattaataCCTTAACACACAAAGTATTGTAGAAAAAGACACACTAAAACCTCCTTTAAAATGAaagttagatacagtaataCCGAAACAATGTCCTTCTTCAACTTATAAAATCCTCGtacatgaaatattatttaGCTTAAAATGTATCTTTACCATTATAATAAtttccaattttacatttgAACGAGTCATATGATGAGTGGGAATCAATAACCGTCCACATAATTATATGTGATCAAATATCTCAACAGGTCAGAGGACGTCACATACAGCATGAATATAGGGACAATAGGAGGCTCTGTCAGAATCAACAatgttttgtgtttgtctcTACTCGACTTTAAATGAGTGCAGTAAGAACCTGATACTTCGCTGTCAGTCTAACGTGACCCGACGGGGTATTATGCTATTGTGTCTTGGCTATGACGATTCAGTAAGGCAGCACTTTAAAATGCCTTGAATGGCCCCATCGTCCACAAACAATCTTCATATTACTTTTTTTAGGACGTAAGAACAAAACTTGTAAAGTTAGTTTgacattttgaacatttttttctcttcttttatGGGTGCTTATCAAATCTACCATATGAACTAAGGAATGTTTCCATAATGTTCACATGCACCCAGCGCGAGAGAAAACACATTATCCCTCTCAAGCCCAGAAAAAATGGCATAGATATGCTTCAATCGTCAGTTGCCATGTAACGAAATGTTGTTTGTGAGACATTTTGTTGCTGGGACcagtgttaatatatatttaaagagGATAATTCagatcaaaatatcaaaacatatcaaCATTATCAAGTACTTGTGGGCACACACTGCCATATAGTGCTCCCGTTGTGCGAGTAATTACCAGTCAGCaatgatatattataaaaaatgaGAGGAACTTCCTgataaaaatgacaataaaataatCCGTGTATTGTGTGTAATAACCGATGACgataaatatttataacaatgaTTTAGGGTTCAGTACGTCACAAATTAATACCAGGACCCGGTTCCTACTGAATGACCCCGGTCGATGCGTTGGCTACCGTTGTCGGGAAACACTTTATGACAGCTCGATATTATCACCTAattagaaaattggtttccgCATATCATCGCTCAATTTTTGTTCCCCGTGAAAATGTCTAGTAATTTATTTTCACCTGATTAACTATAATTTTAACCGCTGTGTTTATTCAAAATGCATTCAAAAAATGTCTGAAGCCGTTCGTTCATGTATATCCATCCACTAGGAGATAtttatcaaacataaaaaaaactaacgtatgaatgaataaatataccaattatatGTACTTTCATTTGTTGATcaataaactaattttgaacctgaaaaaatatcaaGTTACTCGCAGTAATGAATGTAAAATACTTATCATTATCCATAAATGATACCCCTCCTCGACGTAATGAAAGCTAGCTGGATCCGAATGATCCGCTCAGTAAACTAATGAAGCAACGTGAAAACATTAACGCTGCAACAAAATGATAATCATTTTCAGCTTCTTTCAATAAAAACCATTTAAAGGCCCATAAAGCAATTGCGTCATAAATGTTCTACTGTGGTGCATGAAGACACCCGAGAACAATCCTAGATAATATACAGGTGAAAAATCAGTACGTCAATCAATCGTGTCAAgagatacattgtaatattcttCCACTAAATTTCAATAATGTATCTGCATTAAGCATAGCTTAGTTTTGTTTGAACAGATAGTTAATTCAATTTTTGTTGAGAGCTCATGGCCATAGATATACTTTACTAATGTGATGTGTTTCGGAATCAATTTTGAATAGATGCCAATTAAAACAGGCAATTGGACTTTACCTTTGGTTTAGTTTGCTTTATTTAACggcctattaacagccagggtcatttaagaaggtgccaggttttggaggtggaggaaagccgaaatACCATGAGAAAGTACCTGGCAAGTGCCCCAtctgggtttcgaactcgcgacccagatGTGTTTGCAATCATTCATATAAAAGATATATGTCTTGTTATGCAAGATAATTACCAAAGCAATGTAAATATgttacttttttatcataattttaaatatgaatttcgGATATATgatgggccgcggtggccgagtggttaaggtggcccaacactttatcactagccctccacctcttggtcgcgggttcgaaacccacgtggggcattTGCCTGCTACTGACCTAtttgttttttctccgggtacgtCGGCTTTtctctacctccaaaaccaggcacgttaaacaaaataaaccaataaaaaGTATATATGCACTAGGTAGAATAAACGCCAATTGAGATCATAATCTACTGTATTATACCGATAAACTgtaaggtttaaagtaataaaaataGCTAAGGATACATATTCAAAGTGAGACCTAAGAAGGATTACGAGTGAATATGGAGAATGATACTGAGCACAGGATGTGACAAACATAAGAAAGCAGAAGGATTTGTGTGTTAGACAAGCAGTCTACCCACGTCGACAAGACCAGataaacaacatacatgttTTTCATCTTACAAAACTCCACATTCTGTTTTTGTTGGTGTTCCTTATCTATTCTGCTCATTTTTATCTTTATCCCCATAAATATGCCGTGTAACAAACTTTGTATATAAGGAAAGGCCGTAAGTAAGTTGTATAACTTTTGTCAAATCAATTTACTGTTAtctgcaataaaattgatttaatttattgaattgaattgaattgaattgttgTTGTAAATCACATCTGCCCAACAATTTTTAATGTCGTGAACTAAAAAAGAACATTGGTAGGAAAATATATTATCTGGAAATGCTTTCCACTTCATCCACGTTCTTTACCTTTAAGGAAATTGCAAAGGTTAATTTTTCATAGCAAAGTATTACAGGATTTAAGGAAAGTGCCTTAGCTAACCTTTTTCCCCCGAGCTCCAATAATGCTGTtatatggaaaattttaagttaaggaattacGTAAGTTAAGTAACGTTTATGAAGTAGGGACAAGCTTACTTATCGTAAGGAAAGGATATTCAGACTCATTACATCCACccttgtttatattttgtgaaaaaaatgtgaGGGTATAATTCTCGGATAATCTCATGttgaaattcaaaatacaaGTATAATCTATAACAGGCAAAATACGCATTTGgtttaatagaaaataaatatcttattaAATATTCCTCAATAGAAGTATTCAATGAAATTAAGGAtatgaaataaacaatcattCGCTGAACAGTCTAAAGTCATATAATGTCACAATAGGACACAGCACTAAACACACGTGTGTCTCAATCACAGTTACACAGAAACTAAAAATGCCGTAAATGGTTATCATTGACCAGGTCCTAGTTAAACACTGTTATATCATTCggcaaacttttttttctttaacgATAATCGAAactttcaacttaatatgatacAAATTCGACAAAAACcatcatatttcattgaaaaaatcATTGTGTAACTTAAAGAATTTCTGCGACGAAATTAATACGTTGAATAGCTCATTTTGACTAGATACATTTTCCCATCATCAAGTTTTATTTCCCTTTACGGAGATATATGTTAGATGGCAATTGGCGTGGTAtttactatatttatatatagagtTTAAAACAAGTTGATTAATTAGCAAATTGAGATTTCGTTAGCACAATCTGTATAAAGATTTTAAATTCGTCAcatatgtcctgtacaatttttatgtatgttattctttacactttatatgtttatgaaaatgaaatcttGTCATTGTCAT
This genomic stretch from Pecten maximus chromosome 16, xPecMax1.1, whole genome shotgun sequence harbors:
- the LOC117344552 gene encoding uncharacterized protein LOC117344552 gives rise to the protein MSTVPTPLSYISTAMILLITWIILSILPLHARGTVSIMKRYTLLTAANFTWNDAKLKCESIGSNLAKVDSETERFALNHLDDQAPWNSSLSNSQYWLGLHIRGDNDECTTKTNYFWHDCEPLFKWTNWAPSEPNECGVDYCIRLHNVLFKTRDCGLKYGALCEADQAGDCTFDEVYTDDLRGFSHKKISLNVDESACKTACLDYIVDEETQCWLYQIIRKEFDVNMTIIAEHPVCYLFFTTNSYSADNLNFVGNWTNATTIYVKRCYEAILDDVSQPDSADAWAGVSEPNTTCPVIGDCYFETIGVLDLDRAKDLVHTTLDVHGTEQECKDLCMGGSFYKDCWFLDTFSPLSRACRLYFLHNDLSDTFNVLDLNARKRTLFMKKCLKEELTTTTVPTTTTTPQLVFEQLRVEKKVTGNYRRKFISIYEDRPSAYEYGYNGRCFHRFYHRFRHPVRYTRILPPCKNCRSEKHSNKKQVLPSEKENKQGKTCCLQN